From Sphingobium sp. B2D3C:
CTTGACCCAGGTATGTCCCTTGTCGACCGCATCGAGCATCGCGCGGAAGCCCGCGCATTCGAGCGGCGCCTCCGGATCGGGATGGCCGAAATGGTCGATCACGATATCGACGCCGCTCTCCACCAGCGCGTCGAGCACCGGCGGCAGGTTCTGTCCCTCGATGGCGACATGGACATGCCAGCCAAGATCGCGGGCGCGGCGGAACAGCAGCCGATATTCGTCGCTGCGATAATCGGCGTGATATTCGGCGCGGGCGAGCTGCAACCGGATGCCGATGATGCCATCGTCGCGCATCCGCTCCAGCACGTAGAAATCCGTGCCGGGCGGGACGATGGCGGTGCCGCGCAGCCGCTTGTGGCGGCGCAGTTCGGAGATCAGATAATCATTGTAGCTGCCCGAAATACTCAGCGCCGAAATGACGGCGAAGTGGATGCCATGCGCATCCATCCGCGCCAGCAAATCGTCGGCAGTGAAGGCATAGTCCGGCGTGATCCACGCGCCGCTGGTGACAGGCATGTCCGCCGAAAAGATGTGGGCATGGCAATCGATGATAGGATTGCGCACCGCGTCATCGGTCAAGGATGTCATCTCGTCCCCCTCCTCGACTGCATCATTGCGCGCGCGGATACTCATCCGCGTTCAGCACCCAGCCGGGCATGTCCGAGAAATCGGCACGCGGGGGCGAGAAGATATCGACCAGCACGTTACGACCGGGCGCGGACGGCGCGGAGGTGTGGATGACACGGGGCGGAATGACGCACACCGACGGCGCGCCGCAACGCTCATGCTCGTCGTCGCGCCAGTCATGCTGGTTGGCCGTCCATGGCCAGCGCAGATGGTGCATATAGTCGCCCTCCAGCGCCAGGGAGCACTGCTCGAAATCATCGTGATGATGCGGCGAGAGCTTGGTCACATCGCGCGGCCCCTGCGGCGGGAAGACGTTGACCATGAAGGTGGTGCATCGCCAGATCTTGCCGAAGCGCCCCGGCTCGTCGGGCACGTCCAGGCTGTAGCTGCGCAGCTTGAACCCATCGACCGGATCTGGCCACGGCTGGAACGGCGGAATCTGCGGATGCGGCCCGGCATAGGCCTGCGGATTGACGACCCGCGCAAGCAGATCTTGCGCCTCCAGCGAAAACAGCCGGACGATCTGGCCAGCCGAGCGGACCGTGATGCGGCTATCGCCCGGCGGCACGAAGTTGATGCTGTTGCCGGCAATCTCGTGCGCCACGCCGTCGATCTCGATGGTCAGCGCGCTCTGGGCATCCGGCAGCAGCAGGACATATTCGTCGATCTGGCCGGCTCGCTCGAACACCGCACCTTCTTCCGCCTGCGAGTAAGCGACGACGAAATTCCGCCCACGCGTGAGCCAGGTCTTGAGGCCGGGCGCCGTCTCCTGTGGGGCTTCTTCATAGAAGCGGGCGTAAGTGGAGGCCCCGAAGGCGCTGGCCGGCGCGGCTCCCCCGGCTGCGGCAGTCGAGAGGCGGGAACGGGGATCGTCGGATTCGTACATGAATTACTCCGTGGCGGCGGCGCGGCGGCCGTCCGACCAGTGCAGGAAGGTCTCGGGAGCGCGGCCGCTCACCGGATTGGCGAAATGGAAGCCCATCGGGGCGATGGCGGGATAAGGCGCGAAGGTGACGCCGCGCAGCGGGCCATCCGGCGGGTTCTTGGCAACATCCTCGGGCTTGGGGCGATAGCGCTCGCTGGCGCCCGGCACGATCGCGGCCCAACCGCCGGCGTAATCGGCGAGCCAGACATAATCGAGATCCATGCCGTGAATGCGCCAGACGCCGTTTTCGAGCACCGCCTGATTCTCGTAGATGCCCGAAATCCACGACCCCTGCCCCTTGGCGGCGCTGTTGAACTGGAACAAGCGCAGGCGGATATTGGCGCGCATCCCGTCTTCCGAAACGGTCACATAGGGCTGCGTCTTCTGGTGGATGGCCATGAACGCCGCCGAGCGCCCGGCATTGCCATAGCGCCCGAACAGCGACCCCCGCACACGCTCCCGCCCGACATAGGTGCCGATATAGGACAGCTCTTTCCACCCATCGGTGGCGAAGAGATCGGCCGTGTCGTCCCAGCGGAACTCATCGATATAATAGCCATAGGCATCGGCGATGTTTTCCGCGCCATCGAAGGCCGCAGCACGAGCGAGCAGCGTCGCCGCGTCTCCCGTGCCGGCAAAGGACGGCGCGGGCGCGAGCACATCGGCAAAGTGCACGGGTGCAGGCTGATGACCGGGATAGGAAGCGTCCGCCAGTTGCGAGGGCCTGTCCGGTCGCGCCGCAGCCACGCCGGGCAAACCGGCCGCCAGCGGCGTCTGCCAGCCTTGCGCATAAGCGGCGCGCATCACCGGCACGCGGCGCAGCGCGGCGATGCGCCAGCGGCCATCGTTACCGCGCGCGCAGGTGAAATCCTGGATCGTCGCAGACCAGTAGGTCTCACCGCCATGCTGACCGGTCATCCCGATCTCGATATTGCGCACCGTGGCGCTACGTCCGCCCGCATCCATCGTCACGACCGGCATGAGCTGGGGACGGTCGTTCAATTCGCCGGTCTTCAGACCGGCCTCGCCGAACAGCGCGAGCGCACGGCGGACGCCGGCATGGCCCACAAACTGCCCGGTGCCGGCAATGTCGACAAACGCGTCCTCGGTGAACAGATCAACGATATCGTCGTCCATCTTGCGGTCGAGGTAGAAGCCGAACGCAGCCTGGAGATTCTGCACCAGCCCTTGGGAGACCAGCAGATCGGCCTGCGCGGCAATCTCGCCGGTCGGCCGCGGGCTCGGCGCGGGACGCTTGGCGCCCCAAGGATTACCAGCCTGATCCGGCGTATAGTGGAACGGCACCATCGGCACGCTGGGCGCGACATGCGTCCAGCCCTTGTCATATGGGCCGGCGAATTGCGGGTGATAGTGCATCCGCGCAATCGCCCAGCCACCCATGCCGCCAGCGTCGCCGGAGACCCGGACATAATCGATCACGTGAATGCCGCCGGCCCAGCCAGCCGACTGGCCGTTCACGCCCGTCATCGCCACCTCATGCCAGCGTCCGCGCGCGGACTGGCCATCGGGCGCGAGGGTAATCACCGGGCTGAGGAACAGGCGCAGATTGAGATGCCCTGCCGGCAGTCCACGACTGTCGCCGCCCATCGTGCTGCGCAGATGCGCCTCGATGGGTGTGCGGCCCGTCACGGATTGCGCGCCGTCGGTCCACAGGCCGTCAGCGGCGAACAGGCGCGCCATGTCGGCCCACTGGCCGGCTTGCGCATAATGCGCCCAGACATGCTGGAGGCGTTTGATCTCGCGGATCGCGCGGACATCCGCGAGGCGCGCAGTCAGGTCCGCAGCGCCACTGCCCGCCCCCGCTGACGCCATCCGTGACGTTGCGCAGCCCGCCAGCACCGTGGCCGCACTCCCGAGCAGGATCGCGCGTCGCGAGAGGATCATGCGCCCCGGCTCGCTCACGTCGTCGGCTCCAGCGCCAGCGCCTCTTCGTAGACGCTGCGGTCGATCAGCGTCGCAAGCTGCGCGCGCGACCGTGCCGGCCGCTTGTCACGCTCTGCCAGCCACTGTTCTTCCTCAGTCATGATATCGAGCAGGTCGGCAGGATAATCAGCGTTGAAGGCGTGATGCTTCCAGGCCGTCTGCACTTCCTCCACCGAATGGCCGCCCCGCTCCACCACGAGGGCCTGCGCCGCTGCAGGGTCCTTGCGGAGCGCCGCCGCCGCATCGATCACGGCACGGACGAAGCGGACGATCTTCTTGCGCTTGACCGGATCGGCGAGATTTTCAGCTGTGCTGTTGAGGTTGAACTGCTCGGCATAAACGCCATCGCCGCTGAACTCGATCAGGTCGTTACCCAAGGCGCGCGCGCTGTTCTCGCTCTCCGGCTCCCAGATGATCACGGCATCGACGCGCCGTTCGGCGAGCGCCTTGGTCATCTCGCTGAGCGGGCCGGGCGTACGGACGACCTCGATATCGTCATAGGACAGGCCAGCCTGGGCCAGCATCTTGTGAAAGAAATAGCCCGAGGACGTCTGCGGGATCGACGCGACGCGCTTGCCCTTGAGATCGGCCACGGTCGCGATCCCCGCCGATTTCCGCGCAACAATGCGATACTGCCCCTCGGTCACCTGCAGGATGATGCGCAGATTGGGATGCTTGACCGAGTAGCGCAGCGCCTGCGTTTCGGCATGCGTTGCGACATCCGCCACGCCTTCCTCGCCGAAGCCGGCAATGATCGGCTCTCCAACCAGATTGGGAATGCCGCCCATCTTCACCGTGGCAGCATCGGGATAGAAAGTCTTGGCCGCCAGGAGCACGGGCGCGATCTCGAAGGTCTGGATATTGCCGTACACGGCAATGGGGCCCGGCTTCCCCTCATCCCTGGCTGTGGCACTCGCGGGAAGGAGCGCGCCAGCCGCGAGCATGGCCGCCATTGCAAGAGTGTTCCTGATTGTGCGCACCGTCATCCCTCCTCAACACCGCAACCTGTTGGCCCGGCCCTATTCATTCACGCTAGGCGCCCACGCTGGCGGGCCGCAATTCAAATGCGCGTTGATGCCGCGCGAGGAAAAACTGGCTTCCGTCGAGGACAAATAGCGCAGGCCGGGCTGCGCCACGCTGCCCTCAATCCAGCCCTTCCCGCACCGCCTGCACCGTCTGCGCCGCAGCGTGCGCGAACATCATCGCATCATTGCTCACCATCACCAGTGAGAAGCCCATTGCCAGATAGGGCGCGGCTTCCTGCGCGGTGCCGACGGCCACGCCAGACAGCAGGCCCGCCTGCTTGGTCGCGGCGAGCATAGCGGCGGTGAGCGCCTCAACATCGGGATGCGCGGCCGATTTGCCGCTGGAGAGAAACAGGTCGCCATGGCCGATGAAAATGCCGCCCACATGCTCGACCGCCGCAAATTCCGCGGTCCGCTCCAGACTGGCCCAGTCCTCAAGCTGGATCATGCGCAGGCATTGCCCGTCGCCCCGCGCGACATAGTCCGGGATCGGCGCCAGGCCCCAGCGACCGGCGCGCGAAGTAAGGCCGAGCCCGCGCTCCCCAGCCGGACTGAACACCATTTTGCGGCACACCTCGCGGGCATCT
This genomic window contains:
- a CDS encoding nuclear transport factor 2 family protein, producing MSEPGRMILSRRAILLGSAATVLAGCATSRMASAGAGSGAADLTARLADVRAIREIKRLQHVWAHYAQAGQWADMARLFAADGLWTDGAQSVTGRTPIEAHLRSTMGGDSRGLPAGHLNLRLFLSPVITLAPDGQSARGRWHEVAMTGVNGQSAGWAGGIHVIDYVRVSGDAGGMGGWAIARMHYHPQFAGPYDKGWTHVAPSVPMVPFHYTPDQAGNPWGAKRPAPSPRPTGEIAAQADLLVSQGLVQNLQAAFGFYLDRKMDDDIVDLFTEDAFVDIAGTGQFVGHAGVRRALALFGEAGLKTGELNDRPQLMPVVTMDAGGRSATVRNIEIGMTGQHGGETYWSATIQDFTCARGNDGRWRIAALRRVPVMRAAYAQGWQTPLAAGLPGVAAARPDRPSQLADASYPGHQPAPVHFADVLAPAPSFAGTGDAATLLARAAAFDGAENIADAYGYYIDEFRWDDTADLFATDGWKELSYIGTYVGRERVRGSLFGRYGNAGRSAAFMAIHQKTQPYVTVSEDGMRANIRLRLFQFNSAAKGQGSWISGIYENQAVLENGVWRIHGMDLDYVWLADYAGGWAAIVPGASERYRPKPEDVAKNPPDGPLRGVTFAPYPAIAPMGFHFANPVSGRAPETFLHWSDGRRAAATE
- a CDS encoding ABC transporter substrate-binding protein, producing the protein MYGNIQTFEIAPVLLAAKTFYPDAATVKMGGIPNLVGEPIIAGFGEEGVADVATHAETQALRYSVKHPNLRIILQVTEGQYRIVARKSAGIATVADLKGKRVASIPQTSSGYFFHKMLAQAGLSYDDIEVVRTPGPLSEMTKALAERRVDAVIIWEPESENSARALGNDLIEFSGDGVYAEQFNLNSTAENLADPVKRKKIVRFVRAVIDAAAALRKDPAAAQALVVERGGHSVEEVQTAWKHHAFNADYPADLLDIMTEEEQWLAERDKRPARSRAQLATLIDRSVYEEALALEPTT
- a CDS encoding HpcH/HpaI aldolase family protein; protein product: MDNFVDYALQRAAQGRGLLGTWVKLPSLETLELIGHAGFDVVVIDMEHAPHTLERAYTLIAAAQTMGMAALVRLPDHSGSPIQPLLDAGADGLLVPRITDPEDAREVCRKMVFSPAGERGLGLTSRAGRWGLAPIPDYVARGDGQCLRMIQLEDWASLERTAEFAAVEHVGGIFIGHGDLFLSSGKSAAHPDVEALTAAMLAATKQAGLLSGVAVGTAQEAAPYLAMGFSLVMVSNDAMMFAHAAAQTVQAVREGLD
- a CDS encoding amidohydrolase family protein, with protein sequence MTSLTDDAVRNPIIDCHAHIFSADMPVTSGAWITPDYAFTADDLLARMDAHGIHFAVISALSISGSYNDYLISELRRHKRLRGTAIVPPGTDFYVLERMRDDGIIGIRLQLARAEYHADYRSDEYRLLFRRARDLGWHVHVAIEGQNLPPVLDALVESGVDIVIDHFGHPDPEAPLECAGFRAMLDAVDKGHTWVKLSGGFRLPGPEAWRDDPDGDLESLAQHVAEHLVSRVGTDRLLWGSDAPFVGYERRIGYEQVLASYRRWVPDPAQRAQICRTALKLYFS